The Deltaproteobacteria bacterium genome has a window encoding:
- a CDS encoding tetratricopeptide repeat protein, whose translation MKQALALLLPLLLVACPDPIDPKLEAEAHYHKGMEYRHSGDLEAALLEFQDAVRGDPTQVRAHHALGDTWLAMRKYEGAPEAAAAAFQKALDLEPGKAASWLGLGRARVRLNDPVGAIEAYRKALELDPADPQPHRYLGDLYARADKIEEAVAAYQQAARLAQAGEGVTPLERLAKLLESKGRFAEAASAYAAVVEASAAADAHREQQVAVLREQGREEQARQLAREVAEAGTVRSIRLVRLGDLRAQARDLDGALEAYRAAIELTPDHAPTWELVGAIQAVKKEFSAGRASFERARALAPTSASPPAGLAELELAAGRPDEAKKALQAAVAALTGAEEELLLVRIADLFAATGQHPKALTMYEELLASVKDDPTLWVSLAREQRAVGEAAAAIFSCSQARKMIADRDPSILGACAATGK comes from the coding sequence ATGAAGCAGGCCCTCGCGCTCCTCCTCCCCCTCCTCCTCGTCGCCTGCCCGGACCCCATCGATCCGAAGCTGGAGGCCGAGGCCCACTACCACAAGGGCATGGAGTACCGGCACAGCGGCGACCTCGAGGCCGCGCTGCTGGAGTTCCAGGACGCGGTGCGCGGCGATCCCACCCAGGTGCGGGCCCACCACGCCCTGGGGGACACCTGGCTGGCGATGCGGAAGTACGAGGGCGCGCCCGAGGCGGCGGCGGCGGCCTTCCAGAAGGCCCTCGACCTGGAGCCGGGCAAGGCGGCCTCCTGGCTGGGGCTCGGCCGCGCCCGGGTGCGGCTCAACGATCCCGTCGGCGCCATCGAGGCCTACCGCAAGGCCCTCGAGCTGGACCCCGCCGATCCGCAGCCTCACCGCTACCTGGGCGATCTCTACGCCCGGGCCGACAAGATCGAGGAGGCCGTGGCGGCCTACCAGCAGGCGGCGCGCCTCGCGCAGGCCGGGGAGGGGGTCACGCCCCTGGAGCGGCTGGCCAAGCTCCTCGAGTCGAAGGGCCGCTTCGCGGAGGCGGCCTCGGCCTACGCCGCCGTGGTGGAGGCCTCGGCGGCCGCCGACGCCCACCGGGAGCAGCAGGTCGCCGTGCTCCGGGAGCAGGGCAGGGAGGAGCAGGCCCGGCAGCTGGCCCGCGAGGTCGCGGAGGCGGGCACGGTCCGCTCGATCCGGCTGGTGCGCCTCGGGGATCTGCGGGCGCAGGCCCGGGATCTCGACGGCGCCCTCGAGGCCTACCGGGCCGCCATCGAGCTGACCCCCGACCACGCCCCCACCTGGGAGCTGGTCGGCGCGATCCAGGCGGTGAAGAAGGAGTTCAGCGCCGGCCGGGCCTCCTTCGAGCGGGCCCGGGCGCTCGCGCCCACCTCGGCGAGCCCGCCGGCCGGCCTGGCCGAGCTGGAGCTGGCGGCGGGCCGCCCGGACGAGGCGAAGAAGGCGCTGCAGGCGGCGGTGGCCGCCCTCACCGGCGCCGAGGAGGAGCTGCTCCTGGTGCGGATCGCGGACCTCTTCGCCGCCACCGGCCAGCACCCCAAGGCCCTCACCATGTACGAGGAGCTGCTGGCCAGCGTGAAGGACGATCCGACCCTCTGGGTCTCGCTGGCCCGGGAGCAGCGGGCGGTGGGGGAGGCGGCGGCGGCGATCTTCAGCTGTTCACAGGCGCGGAAGATGATCGCCGATCGGGACCCTTCGATCCTGGGGGCCTGTGCCGCGACCGGGAAGTGA
- the lexA gene encoding transcriptional repressor LexA: MQELTKRQREILEYVHHAIRQEGYPPTIREIGAQFGIRSTNGVNDHLKALERKGYISRGDNKSRALSPTPKGLSELGVKGADGTVIPAVIPSTEMIEVPLVGQVAAGTPIIAEENISDTVHIDSFFLGGTTRRVFALRVVGDSMIDDGIFDGDYIFVKKQLTANRGEIVVAMIEGEATVKRYYPEGDRIRFQPANERMQPIYVSKDEFRDTHILGVVCGVYRRMH; encoded by the coding sequence CACGCCATCCGGCAGGAGGGCTACCCTCCCACCATCCGGGAGATCGGCGCGCAGTTCGGCATCCGCTCCACCAACGGGGTGAACGACCACCTCAAGGCCCTCGAGCGCAAGGGCTACATCAGCCGGGGGGACAACAAGTCGCGGGCCCTCTCCCCCACCCCCAAGGGCCTCTCCGAGCTGGGCGTGAAGGGCGCCGACGGCACCGTCATCCCGGCGGTGATCCCCTCCACCGAGATGATCGAGGTCCCCCTGGTCGGGCAGGTCGCGGCGGGCACCCCCATCATCGCCGAGGAGAACATCAGCGACACCGTCCACATCGACAGCTTCTTCCTCGGTGGAACCACCCGGCGGGTCTTCGCCCTGCGGGTCGTCGGTGACTCGATGATCGACGACGGCATCTTCGACGGCGACTACATCTTCGTGAAGAAGCAGCTCACCGCGAACCGGGGCGAGATCGTCGTCGCGATGATCGAGGGCGAGGCCACCGTGAAGCGCTACTACCCCGAGGGCGACCGGATCCGCTTCCAGCCGGCGAACGAGCGGATGCAGCCGATCTACGTCTCGAAGGACGAGTTCCGGGATACGCACATCCTCGGGGTGGTGTGCGGGGTTTACCGGCGGATGCACTGA
- a CDS encoding Hsp70 family protein codes for MSGKRLIGIDLGTTNTCAAYVEEGTPRVVPTDKGRYLLPSVVGVSPRSAEILVGALAKDQLMVDPANTIYGHKRLIGLPYESPLVSQLRERFTYPIVRGESGLAEVVLGGENRTLAEISAIILERLKMAAQQHLGGLVEQAVITVPAYYNDLQRAAVKQAGELAGLEVVRLVNEPTAAALAYGLDRAYDQRILIYDLGGGTFDISVLQLHGNVFEVVATGGDTFLGGVDFDDRIIDWVVEGFEKEHGVNLREQPAVMQRVRAAAENAKIDLSQVSNVVIELPFVTFHQGKPLDLRVPLSRERLNQLTRDLIDRTFTACDQMLEEQNIDPRSIDEVLLVGGQTRMPVVQGRIHQHFGRPPRKGVHPEEVVAIGGAVLGDSLGREEAVTLIDVLSLPIGFALPDGRFREVLPRNLSLPTTTRLSVSSPRSSTVTVELDLYQGEAERVEQNEFLGTVVYPRATRELIFSLDAEGLLQVSYEQGGQTAVVRLATGDAPQRVRDAVASARESAPSAKPPAAGGGGGLLGSWRKAFGKGE; via the coding sequence TTGAGCGGGAAGCGGCTGATCGGCATCGACCTGGGGACCACCAACACCTGCGCCGCCTACGTGGAGGAGGGGACGCCGCGGGTGGTGCCGACCGACAAGGGGCGCTACCTCCTCCCCTCGGTGGTCGGGGTCTCGCCGCGGAGCGCCGAGATCCTGGTGGGCGCCCTGGCCAAGGATCAGCTGATGGTGGATCCCGCGAACACCATCTACGGCCACAAGCGCCTCATCGGCCTGCCCTACGAGAGCCCGCTGGTGAGCCAGCTGCGCGAGCGCTTCACCTATCCCATCGTGCGGGGCGAGAGCGGCCTGGCCGAGGTCGTCCTCGGCGGCGAGAACCGCACCCTGGCCGAGATCTCGGCCATCATCCTCGAGCGCCTGAAGATGGCGGCGCAGCAGCACCTCGGAGGGCTGGTCGAGCAGGCCGTGATCACCGTGCCGGCCTACTACAACGACCTGCAGCGCGCGGCGGTGAAGCAGGCCGGTGAGCTGGCCGGGCTGGAGGTCGTGCGCCTCGTCAACGAGCCCACCGCGGCGGCCCTCGCCTACGGCCTCGACCGGGCCTACGACCAGCGGATCCTCATCTACGATCTGGGCGGCGGCACCTTCGACATCTCGGTGCTGCAGCTCCACGGCAACGTCTTCGAGGTGGTCGCCACCGGCGGGGACACCTTCCTGGGCGGCGTCGACTTCGACGACCGGATCATCGACTGGGTCGTCGAGGGCTTCGAGAAGGAGCACGGCGTGAACCTGCGCGAGCAGCCGGCCGTGATGCAGCGGGTGCGGGCCGCCGCCGAGAACGCGAAGATCGATCTCTCCCAGGTCTCCAACGTCGTCATCGAGCTGCCCTTCGTGACCTTCCACCAGGGCAAGCCCCTCGACCTGCGGGTGCCCCTCTCCCGGGAGCGCCTCAACCAGCTCACCCGCGATCTGATCGATCGCACCTTCACCGCCTGCGACCAGATGCTGGAGGAGCAGAACATCGATCCGCGGAGCATCGACGAGGTGCTCCTCGTCGGTGGCCAGACCCGGATGCCCGTGGTGCAGGGCCGGATCCACCAGCACTTCGGGCGCCCGCCCCGCAAGGGCGTGCACCCCGAGGAGGTGGTCGCCATCGGCGGCGCCGTGCTCGGCGACTCCCTGGGGCGCGAGGAGGCGGTGACCCTGATCGACGTGCTCTCGCTGCCGATCGGCTTCGCGCTCCCCGACGGCCGCTTCCGCGAGGTGCTCCCGCGCAACCTGAGCCTGCCGACCACCACCCGCCTGAGCGTCTCGTCGCCGCGGAGCAGCACGGTCACCGTCGAGCTCGATCTCTACCAGGGCGAGGCCGAGCGCGTGGAGCAGAACGAGTTCCTCGGAACGGTGGTCTACCCCCGGGCGACCCGGGAGCTCATCTTCTCCCTCGACGCCGAGGGCCTGCTCCAGGTGAGCTACGAGCAGGGCGGCCAGACCGCCGTGGTCCGCCTCGCGACCGGGGACGCGCCGCAGCGGGTCCGCGACGCCGTCGCGTCGGCCCGGGAGAGCGCTCCCTCCGCGAAGCCACCCGCGGCCGGCGGTGGGGGCGGCCTCCTCGGATCCTGGCGCAAGGCCTTCGGCAAGGGAGAGTGA